The following coding sequences lie in one Anomaloglossus baeobatrachus isolate aAnoBae1 chromosome 7, aAnoBae1.hap1, whole genome shotgun sequence genomic window:
- the RALB gene encoding ras-related protein Ral-B: MAANKNKTQSSLVLHKVIMVGSGGVGKSALTLQFMYDEFVEDYEPTKADSYRKKVVLDGEEVQIDILDTAGQEDYAAIRDNYFRSGEGFLLVFSITEQESFTATSEFREQILRVKAEEDKIPLLVVGNKSDLEDRRQVAVDIARSKAEEWGVQYVETSAKTRANVDKVFFDLMREIRAKKMSENKDKNGKKSGKSKKSFKQRCCLL; this comes from the exons ATGGCAGCCAACAAGAACAAAACCCAGAGTTCCCTGGTCCTACACAAAGTGATCATGGTCGGCAGTGGAGGAGTGGGCAAGTCTGCGCTGACCCTGCAGTTCATGTATGATGAG TTTGTGGAGGATTATGAGCCCACGAAGGCCGACAGCTACAGGAAGAAGGTGGTGCTGGATGGGGAGGAGGTGCAGATAGACATCCTGGACACCGCCGGACAGGAGGACTACGCAGCCATCCGCGACAACTACTTCCGCAGCGGAGAAGGATTCCTCCTGGTGTTCTCCATCACAGAGCAGGAATCCTTCACAGCCACCAGCGAGTTCAG GGAGCAGATCCTGCGCGTGAAAGCGGAAGAAGACAAGATCCCTCTCCTGGTCGTGGGCAATAAGTCTGACCTGGAGGACCGGAGACAAGTGGCTGTGGACATCGCCCGGAGCAAGGCGGAGGAGTGGGGGGTGCAGTACGTGGAGACGTCCGCCAAAACCAGAGCCAATGTAGACAAG GTTTTCTTTGACCTCATGCGAGAAATCCGGGCTAAGAAAATGTCTGAGAACAAGGACAAGAACGGGAAGAAAAGCGGCAAAAGCAAGAAGAGTTTCAAACAGCGATGCTGTCTACTGTGA